TGCCTGTAGCCGGTACCTTAGTGTCAACTGATACACAGGTCACCCTGACGGCTACTGATGTGGGCGGCAATTCCGCGAACTGTACGACCTGGGTATATCTTAACGATATAACACCGCCTCAGATTACGCTGAACGGCGCCGCTTCTGTGAATGTGGAATGTGGTTCCACTTATGTGGATGCGGGCGCTACTGCCACGGATAGCTGCGATGGCGTTATCAGCGGAAATATTACGGTTAGCAATCCTGTAAATACGTCGTCTATAGGGGTCTATACCGTAACCTACAATGTAAAGGATAGTTCGAATAACTCGGCAGTCGCGGTGACCCGTACGGTGAATGTGGTGGATACGACGGCGCCGGTGATCACGAGCTGCCCCGCAGACCAGACCTTGAATGCCGACGCAAACTGCGAAGTTGTAATTCCCAACTTGGTGAATCAGGTCATTGCTTCGGACAGCTGTGGACTTGTTGGCACAGCGGTTCAAAATCCTGTAGCAGGTACAGTCGTTTCTGAGGATACACCGGTGACCTTTACCGTAACGGACGTCGGCAATAATACGGCGCAATGTCAAGCCATGATTTATGTTCAGGATTTGATTGCGCCGGTCATTGTTTTGAATGGTTCAGATCAGTTGCAACACCAGCTGGGCGATGTTTACTCGGATCCGGGCGTTGTTATCACGGACAACTGCGATAGCAGTATTTCGGCCGTTATTGGCGGTGACACGGTGGATGTGAATACAATTGGTGACTATACAATTACTTATAATGCGAGTGATACGGAGGGTAATGCTGCAACACAACGTACCCGACTGGTTCGCGTCCGTGATACGCAGAATCCCTATTTGACTGCAGTTGAAGTGATCGACGGATGGAGTGTCGCAGTCACCTTTAATAAAGCGATGGGCTCAGGCGTTAATGACGCGATAAACTACAGCCTGTCCGGGTCGGGTCAGGGCACGCTCACGGCGCAGCCCGACAGCGTCGTTTTAGATACAGGCAATACCTATCTGCTGTCCTGGCCGGTCTGCGGTATCTCGTCGTCACAAGAAATGTTTAACGGCGGTGATATCACGATAACGGTAGCCGTATTGGTCGAAGATTTTGCGGGCAATACGATGGATGTTGACGGTAACGTCTTGACCGATACAGGTGGAGCCATGGGCGAAGCGCCGCAAATTATGGCATGCGCGGATGATCAGAGCCTTGAGCTAGACGATAATTGCGAAGTGGAGCTGCCTGATTTAACAGATGAAATCGTCGTGTCTGACAATTGTTCGGCCGACGACGATTTGGTCATTACTCAAGATCCCGCCGCAGGCACCATAATTGAATCCAATACGAATGTTACGTTATGGGTCGAAGATGAGGCGGGTAATAAATCGAAGTGTGTTGTACCGGTCAGTGTCTTTGATGCAACACCGCCTACGATCACTTCTTATCCCGCCGGTGATGAAGCAGTCCTTGATGGGAATTGCATCGCTATGATTCCCAGCCTGATTGCTGAAGTCGTAGCCGAAGATAATTGTACGGCGGCGGCGCTTCTGCAGATCAGTCAAGATCCAGCTTCGGGAACGGCGATTACGGAAGACACGGTAGTTACCATTACGGTTACGGACGAATCGGGCAACGATACACAAGTGCAGTCGCAAGTGCAGGTTGTTGACAAAATTAATCCTGTCATTACGATTTTCGGCAACAACCCGCTGACTGTTGAATGTAATGAACCGATCACGCTGTCCAGTGCTTCAGCCACCGATAATTGTGATGATTCTCTTTCGATCGATATCGCTAAACCGCAGGATTTGGATTTGGATACGCCGGCTGTAGGCAGCTACAGCGTCACCTTTAGCACCGAGGACAGTTCCGAGAACGTTGGTACCGCTACCTTGGTGATCAACGTGACCGATACCAAAGCCCCGGTCGTAACGATTACCGGTCCGAGCACGGTCGTATTCGAATGCGGCGAAAAGATAAGCGCCT
This DNA window, taken from Candidatus Hydrogenedentota bacterium, encodes the following:
- a CDS encoding DUF5011 domain-containing protein; its protein translation is MSTDTQVTLTATDVGGNSANCTTWVYLNDITPPQITLNGAASVNVECGSTYVDAGATATDSCDGVISGNITVSNPVNTSSIGVYTVTYNVKDSSNNSAVAVTRTVNVVDTTAPVITSCPADQTLNADANCEVVIPNLVNQVIASDSCGLVGTAVQNPVAGTVVSEDTPVTFTVTDVGNNTAQCQAMIYVQDLIAPVIVLNGSDQLQHQLGDVYSDPGVVITDNCDSSISAVIGGDTVDVNTIGDYTITYNASDTEGNAATQRTRLVRVRDTQNPYLTAVEVIDGWSVAVTFNKAMGSGVNDAINYSLSGSGQGTLTAQPDSVVLDTGNTYLLSWPVCGISSSQEMFNGGDITITVAVLVEDFAGNTMDVDGNVLTDTGGAMGEAPQIMACADDQSLELDDNCEVELPDLTDEIVVSDNCSADDDLVITQDPAAGTIIESNTNVTLWVEDEAGNKSKCVVPVSVFDATPPTITSYPAGDEAVLDGNCIAMIPSLIAEVVAEDNCTAAALLQISQDPASGTAITEDTVVTITVTDESGNDTQVQSQVQVVDKINPVITIFGNNPLTVECNEPITLSSASATDNCDDSLSIDIAKPQDLDLDTPAVGSYSVTFSTEDSSENVGTATLVINVTDTKAPVVTITGPSTVVFECGEKISALPEASALDACEGNLTTTISDFDGLDTDNPETGNYVLTYAASDSVGNTGTDTLDVEIVDTKAPIITLLSNNPEVLIDGADYVEAGASAWDACEGDLSAFINLDGDVANTNALAVYEVTYSLSDSFGNASEATRSVIVKPLSCLILYTLVVTPNPVLLDANVTLSAEPLPESCSIGTLHYSWMKDGVVIPDAPDAFSWTLHKVGFEDAGAYVCMVSDSSSTAATNSVVLVVEKGVPAVGLIGLMVAAAAIAAAATRRKQR